One Novipirellula galeiformis DNA window includes the following coding sequences:
- the infC gene encoding translation initiation factor IF-3, producing the protein MALARKSTQQDPRDTIRINNQIRISPIRVVSEEGEQLGIIPTEQALERARDAGLDLVEVAPNERPPVCRIMDYGKYKYDKNKKLHNSHARTKTKEIRLRPKTGDEDIRTKIRQAEKFLQHKDKVQISVLFRGREMAHIEEGRKVMAMVIELLSEVGKVETSPQQHGRRMICMVAPK; encoded by the coding sequence GTGGCGTTGGCACGAAAAAGCACTCAGCAAGATCCTCGCGATACCATTCGCATCAATAATCAAATTCGGATCAGTCCGATTCGAGTTGTCAGTGAAGAGGGCGAACAGTTAGGCATCATCCCAACTGAACAAGCCCTGGAACGCGCTCGCGATGCAGGGCTCGATCTTGTCGAAGTCGCTCCGAATGAGCGACCTCCGGTTTGCCGAATCATGGATTACGGCAAATACAAGTACGACAAGAACAAGAAGCTCCACAACAGCCACGCTCGTACGAAAACCAAGGAAATTCGCCTCCGTCCCAAAACGGGCGACGAAGACATTCGTACGAAAATTCGGCAAGCCGAGAAGTTCCTGCAGCACAAGGACAAAGTGCAAATCAGCGTCCTGTTCCGCGGTCGCGAAATGGCTCACATCGAAGAAGGCCGCAAGGTCATGGCGATGGTCATTGAATTGCTAAGCGAAGTCGGCAAAGTCGAAACCTCGCCTCAGCAACACGGCCGCCGCATGATCTGTATGGTCGCGCCTAAGTAA
- a CDS encoding Nif3-like dinuclear metal center hexameric protein, which produces MSKSSVDQICQTLAELAPLRLAESWDNVGLLVGDRQSTVSRLMTCLTITPAVVQEAIDEDVDLIVAHHPLPFKPLARLTADTIPGSMLLRMIEARVAVYSAHTAFDSAANGINQLWSDRFGICDSQPLIPAESCEPQVPASGLGSGRFGNLAARMTLDDLARTAADKVGAVHIRRVGAANQRVGRVAFACGSGGSFLAAAKRKGCDALITGEATFHTCLEAESLQVGLVLLGHYWSERFAMEQLAERLSASLPELTIWPSRCESDPIEMVTR; this is translated from the coding sequence GTGTCGAAGTCCTCGGTCGATCAGATTTGCCAAACGCTTGCGGAGCTTGCCCCGCTCCGACTCGCCGAATCATGGGACAACGTGGGGTTGCTCGTCGGCGATCGCCAGTCGACCGTTTCGCGACTGATGACTTGTTTGACAATCACCCCGGCGGTGGTCCAAGAAGCGATCGATGAGGACGTCGATTTGATCGTCGCTCACCATCCGTTGCCCTTCAAGCCGCTCGCTCGCTTGACCGCCGACACCATCCCAGGATCGATGTTGCTGCGGATGATCGAAGCACGGGTTGCGGTTTACAGTGCCCACACCGCTTTCGACTCCGCTGCCAATGGCATCAATCAATTGTGGTCAGACCGGTTTGGCATTTGCGACTCTCAGCCGTTGATCCCGGCCGAGTCCTGCGAGCCTCAGGTCCCCGCTAGCGGGCTCGGCAGCGGACGCTTTGGAAACTTAGCTGCCCGGATGACTTTAGATGACCTCGCTCGAACGGCGGCAGACAAAGTGGGGGCCGTGCACATTCGCCGCGTTGGAGCCGCGAACCAGCGAGTCGGCCGAGTGGCGTTTGCCTGTGGGAGCGGCGGCAGCTTTCTGGCGGCGGCCAAGCGGAAAGGCTGCGACGCACTGATTACCGGCGAGGCCACCTTCCATACCTGCTTGGAAGCCGAGTCGCTCCAAGTCGGGCTGGTCCTGCTGGGGCATTACTGGAGCGAACGCTTTGCGATGGAGCAGCTCGCCGAACGACTGTCAGCGAGTCTTCCGGAACTGACAATTTGGCCGAGTCGCTGCGAATCGGACCCCATCGAAATGGTCACGCGCTGA